The proteins below are encoded in one region of Planctopirus limnophila DSM 3776:
- a CDS encoding DUF1559 domain-containing protein, producing the protein MSMRSSQIRKAFTLIELLVVIAIIAILIALLLPAVQQAREAARRTQCRNNLKQFGLALHNYESTFTMLPMVNAQNYLPNTQGFSPQARLLPYFDQAVLQNTLDFTQPAFTGPFSSLVPNPNFAAAFATPLAMLLCPSDPAPTQNTGAGGAIYAGTNYFVSYGSGTGTNYDLRWKTDGIVYENSNVRMRDVTDGTSNTVFMSESVRSTGSDVTFPAGTLPPFPYQLTMNGSTGVGTTLGTSQGMPPTGGAWSSFANAQGFIANPDLNAVWPTMTNWRGAASLALRGRGTSWAHSGAISTLTNGYSTPNSRIPDVVTHFTGYFGPRSYHVGGAHALMGDGTVRFLGDNIDTRIHRGLHSTNGGEVLGEF; encoded by the coding sequence ATGTCAATGCGATCCTCACAAATTCGAAAAGCCTTTACACTCATTGAGCTCCTGGTGGTGATCGCGATCATCGCCATCCTGATTGCTTTGCTGTTGCCAGCCGTTCAGCAGGCGCGAGAAGCGGCGCGACGAACGCAATGTCGTAATAACCTCAAGCAGTTCGGCCTCGCACTGCATAACTATGAGAGCACCTTTACAATGCTCCCCATGGTGAATGCCCAGAATTACCTGCCAAATACCCAGGGGTTCTCGCCACAAGCCCGTTTACTCCCTTACTTTGATCAGGCTGTCCTCCAGAATACTCTGGACTTTACTCAACCAGCATTTACCGGGCCATTTAGTAGCCTGGTGCCCAACCCAAACTTTGCTGCCGCATTTGCAACTCCTCTCGCCATGTTGCTCTGCCCCAGTGATCCTGCGCCAACCCAGAATACTGGTGCCGGCGGTGCGATCTATGCCGGTACGAACTATTTCGTCAGTTATGGTAGCGGCACAGGCACCAACTACGACCTTCGCTGGAAGACAGACGGCATCGTCTATGAAAACAGCAATGTCCGCATGCGCGATGTCACTGATGGAACGTCGAACACCGTTTTCATGAGTGAGTCGGTTCGTAGTACCGGAAGTGATGTCACATTCCCGGCGGGTACCCTACCCCCCTTTCCTTATCAGCTCACGATGAATGGTTCTACAGGTGTAGGTACGACACTCGGGACGTCTCAAGGGATGCCTCCCACGGGTGGGGCCTGGTCATCGTTTGCCAATGCCCAGGGCTTTATCGCAAACCCGGATCTGAATGCGGTATGGCCTACCATGACAAACTGGCGAGGAGCCGCCAGTCTGGCTCTGCGAGGCCGTGGGACCTCCTGGGCACATTCAGGAGCGATCAGTACGCTCACAAATGGCTATAGCACACCGAATAGCCGTATTCCTGATGTGGTGACTCACTTTACCGGCTATTTTGGGCCGCGCAGCTACCACGTGGGCGGGGCGCATGCACTCATGGGCGATGGCACAGTACGTTTCCTGGGTGACAACATTGACACCCGAATTCATCGTGGACTTCACAGTACCAACGGTGGTGAGGTTCTGGGTGAGTTCTAG
- a CDS encoding peroxiredoxin family protein yields MSTIDTPDSASNTALLRQQQTRFRRRVFLVIAAVIVSFYGVIFTYHLLTPTPSQSASLQVLEQCREICLKYGLIPTGNIKQDAEAYLEAVKKPRLSEPLRELLADGQFIVAESRPHPLLKQPAPDFQLKNHEGQLVSLQETLAQGPVVLVFYYGYDCSHCVAQLFGLQEDLKYFQELGARIVAISADPPEETKARFEEYGAFNFTVLSDPENKIAQQYGVFIPETAERPSDLKHGTFLINPAGKVFFSTFGYKPFLDNKSLLFMLNEFSQQSSPEHKSPNET; encoded by the coding sequence ATGTCTACGATTGACACTCCTGACTCAGCCTCAAATACGGCACTTCTACGACAGCAGCAAACCCGTTTTCGTCGGAGGGTGTTTCTTGTCATTGCAGCGGTGATCGTGAGCTTCTATGGGGTGATCTTTACCTATCATCTGCTCACTCCGACCCCTTCTCAAAGCGCATCTCTCCAGGTGCTGGAGCAGTGCCGGGAGATTTGTCTCAAGTATGGGTTGATCCCCACGGGGAACATCAAACAGGATGCTGAGGCTTACCTGGAGGCGGTCAAGAAGCCCAGGCTCTCCGAACCTTTGCGTGAACTGCTGGCTGATGGACAGTTCATTGTGGCCGAATCGCGTCCCCATCCTTTGCTGAAGCAGCCGGCCCCAGATTTCCAGTTAAAGAACCACGAAGGGCAGCTGGTCTCCTTGCAGGAAACGCTCGCTCAAGGCCCGGTCGTTCTTGTCTTTTACTATGGTTACGACTGCAGTCATTGTGTCGCACAACTCTTTGGACTTCAGGAAGACCTGAAGTACTTTCAGGAACTGGGTGCCCGGATCGTGGCGATCAGTGCCGATCCCCCCGAAGAGACCAAAGCCCGCTTTGAGGAATACGGCGCATTCAACTTTACCGTCTTGTCAGATCCTGAGAACAAGATTGCCCAGCAGTATGGAGTCTTTATCCCGGAAACGGCTGAACGTCCGTCCGATCTGAAACATGGAACCTTCCTCATCAATCCCGCCGGGAAGGTCTTCTTTTCGACCTTCGGCTACAAGCCGTTCCTCGACAACAAATCGCTGCTCTTCATGCTCAACGAATTCTCGCAGCAGTCATCTCCAGAACATAAGTCGCCCAACGAGACCTGA
- a CDS encoding DUF1559 family PulG-like putative transporter, protein MYRSYRHSGRRVETYSLKVRRSSSDYLYNIDPEKDLFMKVPDTPRHRGFTLIELLVVIAIIAILIALLLPAVQQAREAARRTQCRNNLKQIGLALHNYESTFGRFPCGWNGHNNVAQSTTMRWSFLAYILPYVDQANTLNQLDLNWSLYPPGGGQPPRAMHVNTIMTKIPTYLCPSDRSDYVSSPTGVIDSAPSNYMACMGSGINNVADISDDGQSDDRADGLFSSISWRRIADCTDGLSNTVLCSESLLGIGGADPASTESPDAQTHMALVSPPTSVTIANCDQARPASIARFVASRNRVWAGQAYENTAYNHYFTPNSRRYDCYFWVAQGFKAARSRHTGGVHTLMGDGGVRFTSENIDATIWRNIATRSGSEVVSEF, encoded by the coding sequence ATGTATCGTTCATACCGTCACTCCGGCCGCAGGGTAGAAACCTACTCACTCAAAGTGCGCCGGTCGTCAAGTGACTATCTATACAACATTGATCCCGAGAAAGACCTCTTTATGAAAGTTCCTGATACTCCTCGTCACCGAGGCTTCACACTCATTGAACTCCTGGTGGTGATCGCGATCATCGCCATTTTGATTGCTCTGCTGCTTCCCGCCGTTCAACAGGCTCGGGAAGCAGCCCGGCGAACGCAGTGCCGTAACAATCTCAAGCAGATTGGCCTCGCTCTGCACAACTATGAATCGACATTCGGCCGCTTTCCCTGCGGCTGGAACGGACACAACAACGTCGCACAAAGCACCACGATGCGCTGGAGTTTCCTGGCGTATATCCTCCCTTACGTCGATCAGGCCAACACGCTCAATCAGTTGGATCTGAACTGGTCCCTCTATCCGCCCGGAGGTGGCCAGCCGCCACGTGCCATGCACGTCAATACGATCATGACAAAGATTCCGACCTATCTTTGTCCGAGTGATCGCTCGGACTATGTTTCTAGTCCCACAGGGGTGATTGACTCTGCTCCTTCCAACTATATGGCCTGCATGGGTTCTGGGATAAACAATGTGGCCGATATCAGTGATGATGGTCAGAGCGACGACCGTGCCGATGGTCTATTCAGTTCCATCTCCTGGCGAAGGATTGCCGATTGTACGGATGGCTTATCGAACACGGTTCTTTGCTCCGAAAGTCTATTAGGGATTGGTGGTGCCGACCCGGCTTCTACTGAGAGTCCTGATGCACAGACGCATATGGCATTGGTCAGCCCTCCCACGAGTGTGACAATTGCCAATTGTGATCAGGCGAGGCCCGCGAGTATCGCCCGCTTCGTGGCCAGTCGAAATCGAGTCTGGGCGGGTCAGGCGTACGAGAACACCGCTTACAACCACTACTTCACACCGAACAGCCGGCGCTACGACTGCTACTTCTGGGTGGCGCAAGGCTTCAAGGCCGCCCGCAGTCGGCATACAGGCGGTGTCCATACCCTCATGGGCGATGGGGGAGTTCGATTCACCAGTGAAAACATCGACGCCACGATCTGGCGGAACATTGCCACACGTTCTGGTAGTGAAGTCGTCAGCGAATTCTAA
- the nrdR gene encoding transcriptional regulator NrdR — translation MMCPYCRHGETKVIDSRTSQDFVIRRRRECLACARRFTTYEKIEESPIRVIKKDGSRVPFDRDKIAQGLEKACYKRPISPERIEEIISAIERELYENFDREVPSREIGERVMEQLRTLDHVAFVRFASVYREFKDVNDFVEELQPILRGENRRS, via the coding sequence ATGATGTGTCCATACTGCCGCCACGGCGAAACCAAGGTCATCGATTCGCGGACAAGTCAGGATTTCGTGATTCGCCGTCGGCGGGAATGTCTGGCGTGTGCCCGCCGCTTTACCACCTATGAAAAAATCGAGGAATCCCCCATTCGCGTCATCAAGAAAGATGGCAGCCGGGTCCCTTTTGATCGAGATAAAATCGCACAAGGCCTCGAAAAAGCCTGCTACAAACGACCGATCTCCCCGGAGCGCATCGAGGAGATTATCTCAGCCATCGAACGGGAACTTTACGAAAACTTCGATCGGGAAGTTCCCTCTCGAGAGATCGGCGAGCGAGTCATGGAGCAATTGCGAACACTCGATCATGTCGCCTTCGTCCGCTTTGCTTCCGTCTATCGCGAATTCAAAGATGTCAACGACTTTGTCGAAGAGTTGCAGCCCATACTTCGTGGTGAAAATCGGCGCAGCTAA
- a CDS encoding RNA polymerase sigma factor produces MSDATRRQVPKLNEEQFASWHHQFGSDLRVFLCGVLKDPEAAEEALQRTWVKLWESGAAVEPEKIRSWLFQVGFREALQLRRSQQLQTRKLSEWCSWKKTQGVFTSEGASEGLSRRISSNVEFVDLPAAEESLVRGEEYEALRKAIDDLSLEQKIVLQKRLEGEQTFQQIANELQVPLGTVLTRMRLALARLKKSLGESKSKESR; encoded by the coding sequence GTGAGTGATGCAACCCGCCGTCAAGTTCCGAAACTCAACGAAGAGCAGTTCGCAAGCTGGCACCACCAGTTTGGGAGTGATCTGAGAGTGTTTCTATGCGGGGTTCTCAAGGATCCCGAAGCCGCTGAAGAGGCACTTCAGAGAACCTGGGTGAAGTTGTGGGAGAGTGGTGCTGCTGTCGAACCTGAAAAGATTCGCAGTTGGCTGTTTCAAGTGGGCTTCCGGGAAGCGCTGCAGTTACGCCGATCTCAGCAATTGCAGACACGCAAGCTCTCGGAGTGGTGTTCCTGGAAGAAGACTCAGGGTGTTTTCACCAGTGAGGGGGCTTCGGAAGGATTGTCAAGACGAATATCTTCCAATGTCGAATTTGTGGATCTGCCTGCTGCGGAAGAGTCGTTGGTCCGAGGCGAAGAATACGAGGCTTTGCGAAAAGCGATTGATGATCTTTCTCTCGAACAGAAAATCGTGCTTCAAAAACGATTGGAAGGCGAACAGACGTTTCAGCAGATTGCCAATGAGTTGCAAGTCCCCTTGGGAACTGTTTTGACACGCATGCGGCTGGCACTGGCGAGGCTCAAGAAAAGCCTCGGTGAATCAAAGTCAAAGGAATCGAGATAA
- a CDS encoding hemolysin family protein produces the protein MEWGLFGELALILLLILFNGFFAGAEIAILTAKRGRLEQLSQEGDRGAKAALKLSSDADRFLPTVQVGITLVGTFAAAFGGASFISEVSHLIGQIPVSWIQQRSETISLGVISVGIAFFSLILGELVPKRVALQNAEFMARWVALPMVLLQTIAQPFVWFLRVCTKSVLLILGQKTEIRDSVSVEDIQHLIDAGHEAGILHEAEQQMAQQALKMRERTAAEILRPRIDIDAIDVDTPPEEVLGAMAMSGFSRVPVCEGSIDRIVGFIYIKDVFLENYLGRSLDIRRVMRAPLFIPKTLTISKLLELFQKERTQLAIVLDEYGGTEGMVTLEDVMEILVGSIHDEHRRDDEQLIVRRADGSLLADAALNLHELQEALEFSKWPEPPPRGIATISGLVVALLKRPPKIGDIIQWSQLRVEVVDMDGPRIDRLLVSRIVPESSNEAEAKPQEETQS, from the coding sequence GTGGAATGGGGACTTTTCGGCGAGCTGGCTCTCATCCTCTTGCTGATTCTGTTCAACGGATTCTTCGCCGGTGCGGAGATCGCGATTCTGACTGCCAAACGCGGGCGGCTGGAACAGCTTTCACAGGAAGGCGATCGTGGTGCCAAAGCGGCTCTCAAGCTCTCCAGTGACGCCGATCGGTTTTTACCCACTGTTCAAGTTGGGATCACACTCGTCGGTACGTTTGCCGCCGCCTTTGGTGGTGCCAGCTTCATCAGCGAGGTCTCGCATCTCATTGGACAAATCCCTGTTTCCTGGATTCAGCAGCGTAGTGAAACGATTTCTCTGGGTGTCATTTCGGTCGGGATTGCCTTCTTTTCGCTGATTCTGGGCGAACTCGTTCCCAAGCGAGTCGCGTTGCAGAATGCTGAGTTCATGGCCCGCTGGGTGGCCTTGCCCATGGTACTTCTCCAGACCATTGCCCAGCCATTTGTCTGGTTCCTGCGCGTCTGTACCAAATCCGTGTTGCTCATTCTGGGCCAGAAAACCGAGATCCGCGACAGTGTCTCGGTCGAAGACATTCAGCACCTGATTGATGCCGGTCATGAAGCCGGAATTCTGCACGAGGCCGAACAGCAGATGGCCCAGCAGGCTTTAAAAATGCGCGAGCGGACAGCCGCCGAAATTCTCAGGCCACGAATCGATATTGATGCGATCGACGTCGATACACCCCCCGAAGAAGTCCTGGGAGCCATGGCCATGTCGGGCTTCTCCCGGGTACCTGTTTGCGAAGGGAGCATCGATCGGATTGTCGGCTTCATTTACATCAAAGACGTCTTTCTCGAAAACTATCTGGGCAGGTCTCTCGATATCCGCCGGGTGATGCGCGCCCCGCTCTTTATTCCCAAAACGCTGACCATCTCGAAACTGCTCGAACTCTTCCAGAAAGAGCGGACTCAACTCGCGATCGTGCTCGACGAATATGGTGGTACCGAAGGGATGGTCACCCTCGAAGATGTCATGGAAATCCTCGTCGGCTCAATTCATGACGAGCATCGCCGCGATGACGAGCAACTGATTGTCCGACGTGCTGATGGCAGTCTGCTGGCAGATGCTGCTCTGAACCTGCATGAACTGCAGGAAGCGTTGGAATTCAGCAAATGGCCTGAACCTCCTCCTCGAGGCATTGCCACCATCTCGGGACTGGTCGTCGCCCTGCTTAAGCGACCTCCCAAAATTGGAGATATCATCCAATGGAGCCAACTCCGCGTCGAAGTGGTCGATATGGATGGCCCGCGGATCGACCGGCTGCTTGTGAGTCGCATCGTTCCTGAATCCTCGAACGAAGCCGAGGCCAAACCACAGGAAGAAACGCAAAGCTAG
- a CDS encoding class I SAM-dependent methyltransferase, with translation MSILEPYHLHEFSHFEFPPASRVLDVGCGPGEQMLELLRRGHEPVGIDPDPACVETVRSYELEAVQGFAEHLPFPDSSFDGVISKVVLPYTRSAIAMKEMARVLKPGGMARFSFHGAGYFLLYAAKHPNWKTRIYGLRSLVNGWSYAATGKRLPGFLGDTIYQSRTRLNRYYRRLGLELLEDPQAPTFMGFPVFIYQAVRKRPLARLSIYRPQVGSSQGQKLTSKPQTSDKLHEFTVKDEFAMK, from the coding sequence ATGAGCATTCTTGAACCTTATCATCTGCATGAATTCAGTCATTTTGAGTTTCCACCGGCCAGCCGGGTTCTCGATGTGGGTTGTGGGCCGGGAGAACAGATGCTGGAGCTGCTGAGAAGAGGTCACGAGCCAGTCGGCATCGATCCCGATCCCGCCTGTGTCGAAACAGTCCGCTCGTATGAACTGGAAGCCGTCCAGGGGTTTGCCGAACATCTCCCTTTTCCCGACAGCAGCTTTGACGGCGTGATTTCGAAAGTCGTTTTGCCCTACACGCGTTCTGCCATCGCCATGAAAGAGATGGCTCGTGTGCTTAAGCCCGGTGGCATGGCTCGCTTTTCCTTTCATGGGGCGGGCTACTTTTTGCTCTATGCCGCCAAGCATCCCAACTGGAAAACCCGCATCTACGGCTTGAGATCGTTAGTCAATGGCTGGAGTTACGCAGCGACCGGCAAGCGCTTGCCTGGTTTTCTCGGTGACACCATCTATCAATCGCGTACACGCCTGAACCGATATTACCGCCGACTCGGCCTCGAATTGCTCGAAGATCCACAGGCACCAACCTTCATGGGTTTCCCCGTCTTCATCTATCAGGCAGTTCGTAAACGACCGCTGGCTCGACTCTCGATCTACAGGCCACAAGTGGGCTCCTCACAAGGCCAGAAGCTCACCAGCAAACCTCAAACTTCTGACAAATTACATGAATTCACCGTGAAAGATGAATTCGCCATGAAGTAA
- a CDS encoding PepSY-associated TM helix domain-containing protein, with product MSTSEFFRYALPAYRTVWRWHFYAGLFTVPFVIILSLSGIVYLFKAEIEDWLDQPYNHLVLTGQPASLSEQVQAALASKPESRFVSYELPVLPHHASRIVVSDAGKNWRIYVHPQTLAILHAVPEQDRLMRQIFRLHGELMLGEDGSHLVELAASWTIIMILTGLYLWWPRHLRGFGGILYPRFTSGRQRFLRDLHGVTGFWISAFALILLVSGLPWSHFWGDYFREIRKLTGTSVAQQDWSNRSENPQTRPVTSGAKQASPTVPTTADGEHAGHASRESSSNAGESPTKSDRSNRRRNAAPVSPETLAQLPLVVQVVEPLQLPHPVILTPPASERQPWTVKSMTANRPWRETLKIDAMQGSILSRETFSDRHWIDRVVSIGIALHEGRLFGWPNQLLGLLTALGLILLSCTGPLMWWRRRAPSTLGAPAESKIAMRHEVLFALPFMLFVILLGILLPMFGVSLLAVLLIERVILRRIPPLRNWLGLAS from the coding sequence ATGTCTACCAGCGAATTCTTCAGATATGCATTGCCTGCCTATCGCACTGTCTGGCGATGGCACTTCTATGCAGGGCTTTTCACGGTCCCGTTTGTCATCATTCTGTCACTCTCGGGAATCGTCTATCTCTTCAAAGCCGAGATCGAAGACTGGCTCGATCAGCCATACAACCATCTGGTGCTGACTGGTCAGCCAGCAAGTCTGTCAGAGCAAGTTCAAGCGGCTCTCGCGTCAAAGCCAGAGAGTCGTTTTGTTTCTTATGAGCTTCCCGTCTTACCCCATCATGCCAGTCGAATTGTCGTCAGCGATGCCGGCAAGAACTGGCGGATCTATGTACATCCACAGACGCTGGCCATTTTGCATGCAGTTCCCGAACAGGATCGACTCATGCGCCAGATATTCCGGTTGCATGGTGAACTGATGCTTGGAGAGGACGGTTCTCATCTGGTTGAGCTCGCTGCATCCTGGACAATCATCATGATTCTTACGGGACTCTATCTCTGGTGGCCCCGTCATCTGCGTGGCTTCGGCGGGATTCTCTACCCTCGTTTCACAAGTGGAAGGCAGCGTTTTCTCCGCGATCTGCATGGAGTCACGGGATTCTGGATCTCCGCCTTTGCACTCATTCTGCTGGTTTCCGGTTTGCCATGGTCTCACTTCTGGGGTGATTACTTCCGTGAGATCCGCAAGCTCACGGGCACGTCCGTCGCACAGCAGGATTGGTCGAATCGCTCGGAGAACCCTCAGACACGACCCGTTACTTCCGGGGCCAAACAGGCATCACCCACCGTTCCCACAACTGCTGATGGCGAACATGCCGGGCATGCCTCACGAGAATCCAGCTCGAACGCCGGAGAATCTCCCACAAAGTCGGATCGCTCGAACAGAAGACGAAATGCCGCCCCGGTCTCGCCCGAAACGTTGGCGCAGTTGCCACTCGTTGTACAAGTCGTGGAGCCGCTCCAGTTGCCACATCCCGTGATCTTGACTCCACCCGCTTCTGAGCGACAGCCCTGGACCGTGAAATCAATGACTGCGAATCGTCCCTGGCGGGAGACTCTGAAAATCGACGCCATGCAAGGTTCGATTCTCTCTCGCGAAACTTTCTCTGATCGTCACTGGATTGATCGCGTTGTCAGTATTGGAATTGCCCTCCATGAAGGACGACTGTTTGGTTGGCCCAATCAACTTCTCGGCTTACTTACGGCTCTTGGCCTGATCCTGTTGTCCTGTACGGGGCCACTGATGTGGTGGCGACGACGAGCGCCAAGCACGTTAGGTGCCCCTGCCGAATCAAAAATCGCGATGCGTCATGAAGTCCTTTTTGCCCTACCCTTCATGCTTTTCGTGATCCTTTTGGGGATTCTGCTCCCCATGTTCGGAGTCTCGCTGCTGGCTGTCCTGCTGATTGAACGAGTCATTCTGAGAAGAATTCCACCACTACGAAACTGGCTGGGGCTGGCTTCTTAG
- a CDS encoding DUF4198 domain-containing protein: MLASLMMINHKASATSILAHAILALSVAAISTIASAHDTWVQTNVAQVAPGEVVHIDLMLGNHGNEHRDFKLASKIGIEKVSFDLISPDGNQQDLKSRVADIGNAAKEGFWSVRQVAHQPGLYVAAQSLDTIHGTTRAYRNAKCYFQVGEKAGGVDPLKPLGQPIELVPQSNPATAKAGEPITVQVLLKGKPLADATMSFIPRGAELAADFDPNFERKTDASGKATFTPAEANYYLVVVHHAADDETGEKYERSHYAATLTLNIAR, translated from the coding sequence ATGCTGGCTTCGTTAATGATGATCAATCATAAGGCAAGTGCGACTTCGATTCTGGCACATGCCATTCTGGCTTTAAGCGTGGCGGCTATCAGTACCATCGCTAGCGCTCACGATACCTGGGTTCAGACCAATGTCGCCCAGGTAGCTCCCGGCGAAGTGGTTCATATCGATCTCATGCTCGGTAATCACGGCAACGAACACCGCGATTTCAAACTCGCCAGCAAGATCGGCATTGAAAAGGTCAGCTTTGACCTGATCTCACCCGATGGAAACCAGCAGGATCTCAAGTCGCGCGTGGCCGATATTGGTAATGCCGCAAAAGAAGGCTTCTGGTCGGTGCGGCAGGTCGCCCATCAGCCGGGCCTCTATGTCGCTGCTCAGTCTCTCGATACGATCCACGGCACCACGCGCGCTTATCGCAACGCGAAATGCTACTTCCAGGTCGGTGAAAAGGCTGGAGGTGTCGATCCTTTGAAGCCGCTGGGCCAGCCCATCGAACTGGTACCGCAGAGCAATCCGGCCACAGCCAAGGCGGGCGAGCCGATCACAGTTCAGGTGCTTCTCAAGGGGAAACCGCTGGCCGATGCGACCATGTCGTTTATCCCCCGCGGTGCAGAGCTCGCCGCCGATTTTGACCCAAACTTTGAACGCAAGACCGATGCCTCTGGCAAGGCCACGTTCACACCGGCGGAAGCCAACTACTACCTGGTCGTCGTCCATCATGCCGCTGATGACGAAACCGGTGAGAAGTACGAACGCTCTCACTACGCCGCCACACTCACGCTGAACATCGCCCGCTGA
- the wrbA gene encoding NAD(P)H:quinone oxidoreductase, translating into MAKLLVLYYSTYGHVESMAGAIAEGAGKIPGVEVTIKRVPELMPPEAAARAGAKLDQAAPLADPKELGNYDGIIFGTPTRFGNMASQMRNFLDQTGGLWVKGALVGKVASVFASTGTGGGNESTILTFIPTLLHHGMIYVGLPYSCPDLADISELKGGSPYGAATIAGADGSRQPSARELAMARFQGEHVAKITAKLCG; encoded by the coding sequence ATGGCGAAACTACTGGTTCTGTATTACTCGACTTACGGACATGTGGAATCGATGGCGGGGGCTATTGCTGAAGGGGCTGGGAAAATCCCGGGAGTCGAAGTCACCATCAAGAGAGTGCCGGAACTCATGCCACCCGAAGCGGCTGCCAGAGCGGGTGCCAAACTCGATCAGGCGGCTCCTTTGGCTGATCCCAAGGAGTTAGGCAACTACGACGGCATCATTTTTGGAACCCCCACCCGGTTCGGGAATATGGCCTCGCAGATGCGGAACTTTCTCGATCAGACAGGTGGGCTGTGGGTGAAAGGGGCACTGGTGGGCAAGGTCGCCAGTGTCTTTGCCAGTACAGGGACTGGTGGCGGAAATGAATCGACGATTCTGACATTTATCCCCACGCTGCTGCACCATGGAATGATCTACGTGGGGTTGCCGTATTCCTGTCCGGATCTGGCGGATATCTCGGAATTGAAGGGTGGCTCTCCATATGGTGCAGCGACGATTGCGGGTGCGGATGGATCGCGCCAGCCTTCGGCTCGTGAACTGGCAATGGCCCGATTTCAAGGCGAGCATGTGGCCAAAATCACCGCCAAGCTGTGTGGTTAA